In Pseudobacter ginsenosidimutans, the following are encoded in one genomic region:
- a CDS encoding CPBP family intramembrane glutamic endopeptidase yields MFLNILFSNEEVKVDLSRPGAVESLKWSQIITSVAFFFFPAFLFAVFTFRSKQFYFLGFRKPEKPNMFILSGICALVALPAMFWLGQINQELPVTEHLRQLEKTAGKTMETILKVNSPMDVVINLIVVALVPAFCEEIFFRGAVQRVLIHLTKNAWAGIIITGIFFSAMHFQFLGFLPRAALGIVLGVLYWYSGSLWTSIIAHFVINAVQVIAVSYMPKYVNENPQMPVLSAVVSFIAVWVILWYFKSKSTVTWSKVYDTEGLTPTNQFIA; encoded by the coding sequence ATGTTTCTTAACATACTCTTTAGTAATGAGGAGGTAAAAGTAGATCTCAGCAGGCCCGGTGCTGTTGAATCACTCAAATGGAGCCAGATCATCACTTCAGTGGCATTTTTCTTTTTCCCCGCATTTCTTTTTGCAGTGTTCACGTTCAGAAGCAAACAATTCTATTTCCTGGGCTTCCGCAAGCCGGAAAAGCCAAATATGTTCATCTTATCAGGTATTTGTGCACTGGTGGCATTGCCGGCCATGTTCTGGTTAGGGCAGATCAACCAGGAGTTGCCTGTTACCGAGCATTTGCGTCAACTGGAAAAAACAGCGGGCAAGACCATGGAGACGATCCTGAAAGTGAATTCGCCCATGGATGTTGTGATCAACCTGATAGTAGTGGCCCTGGTGCCTGCATTCTGTGAAGAGATTTTCTTTCGCGGAGCAGTGCAGCGTGTGTTGATCCATCTCACCAAAAATGCCTGGGCCGGTATCATCATCACCGGAATATTTTTCAGCGCCATGCACTTCCAGTTCCTTGGATTCCTGCCGAGGGCGGCGCTCGGCATTGTGCTGGGTGTGTTGTATTGGTATAGCGGCAGTTTGTGGACCAGTATCATTGCACATTTCGTGATCAATGCCGTGCAGGTGATCGCCGTTTCCTATATGCCGAAATATGTGAATGAGAACCCGCAGATGCCGGTGTTGTCAGCAGTAGTAAGCTTCATAGCTGTTTGGGTGATCCTGTGGTATTTCAAAAGCAAATCCACCGTTACCTGGTCCAAAGTGTATGATACGGAAGGACTCACACCCACCAATCAATTTATAGCATAA